AAAATGTATAATTTGTAGTATTGAGTCCCTGTATAGGTTAGTGTATTGTGCACCAATTTAAGTTACAGTTAACTTATTTAATTTTAGAAACTCAAATTCCTAAACAATGGGGGCATACAGTCCTGCACAGGTTGCATTTCTTTAAATTAAATCCACGTTCCGTTACAAAGTTTGACAGTTCTCTGCACAACTTTTGATCAACAGTTGTTCTTTCCAGTGCTTTTTGAGGGCATGAATCTATACAAAGACTGCATTTTTCTAAACAGCCTTCATAATTTGCTATAGGATCATTTTCAAGTGGTACATCTACTAAAACGGCCCCTATCTGTATCATATTGCCGTATTTTTCGTTTATAATCAGCGTATTTTTGCCCATGACTCCTAACCCTGCAAAATATCCTGCATGCCTCAGTGATAAAATACCTCTTGCATACTGTTCCTCAGCTTCCCAGTGTTCTGAAGGATCATCTGAAGGAATAGGAACTGTAGTTATTCCTAAATCTTCTAAAACCCGGCAGAGTTCCAACCCTAAGTTATCAACAAGTTGGGTAATTACATTATTTGCATGTGTATATGGAATGCAGTTTTCAGCATTTATAGATCCATGAGGAACCCTTTTTGCAAAGACTATCACTGATTTACAATCAAGATATATGTCTAAAGGGTGGTGACCTTTAGGGGCGTTATTGAACTTATCTGGGCTTGCTATTCCACAAAGATCTGCTCCAAGATCAGCCGCTATCTCTTTAATTTTCCTTGATTATATGAAATTTCCATGCTTCTGTCAAATTTTCCTTGTACTGTATTTGACATTTTTGCACCAATTAAAATTAATTATAATTCTCTTAAAGTGTTCTCAAATATTTTTAGCCCTTCTTCCATCTCTTCTTTTGATATATTTAAAGCTGGAAATATTCGGACTATGTTTCCATGTGTCACATTTAAGATAAGTCCTTTATCAAGACATTTTGAATTTATGGAAGATGCAACAATGTCGTCTATTAATTCTATGGCAATTAATAGCCCTTTTCCTCTTACATCTTTTATTATATCTGGATGTTCTTTTTGCATTTTATTTAGCTTTTTAAATGTGAATTTACTTACTTCTTCCACATTTTCCCAGATTTTGCTGTCAAGCATATAACTGATGACAGAATATGCAACTGCACAGCCAAGCGGGTTTCCACAGTATGTTCCTCCATGGTCCCCTATGTTGAGTTTATCATGCACATTCTCTGTAATTGCAAATGCTCCAAAAGGGAATCCTCCAGCGATGCCTTTTGCCATGGTCAAAATATCAATCTTAACATTATCTGAGGCAAATAGAGTTCCTGTCCTGTAAAACCCGGTCTGAATTTCATCTGCTATTAAAAGAACATTATTTTTGGTGCATAAATCTGATAAATTTTTAAGATAGTCCGGATCGGGCACATTAACTCCACCTTCACCCTGTATAGGTTCGACTATTACTGCAGCGACATCATCACCTATAACGTTTTCAATAGCCCTGATATCGTTGTAGGGGACAAAAATATGGTTTGGAATCAGCGGATTAAACCGTCCCCTGTGGCTGTCCTGTCCGGTTGCGGATACTGTACTTATGGTTCGCCCGTGAAAGCTGTTTACTGTGGATATGATATTTAATTTTCCAGTTGCTTTCCTTGCAAGCTTAATTGCAGCATCATTTGCTTCTGCTCCACTGTTTGCAAAAAATATGCGGGTCAAATTTTCAGGCAAGATATCCTGCATTAAGGATATAAGTTTAGACCTTGCTGGTGAGTATGTTGCTCCTGAATTTGGGTTTTGTATGATTTTCTGCCCCTGCTCTAGAAGAGCGTTTTTAATAACAGGATTTGCATGCCCTATACTTGTTACTCCCCATCCTGCAGTGAGATCTATATATTTTTTACCTTCTTCATCGTAAGCGTACACTCCTTTGCCATTTTCTATTGATATTTTTGTCTTATTTGCAAAAGAGGCGTAGTGCGTGTCTTCAACTTGAAATGTGTCTAAAATTTTGTCCATAATAAGTCCTCAAGGCTTTTAATCAGAATATATTTATAAAAAAGTTATGTTATTGATCTGGTTTGTCAGCTTTTAAGCATCGTCTTCTACATTTCCAGTATATGTAGCATAAAAACCATCTGTATCTGCATAAATCGCTTTAAAACCGAATTTTTCTGCTTTTTTCATGGTTTTTTTGATATAATCCCGTCCCCAGGCTGTTACAGCGTCGGCACATTCTCCACTGTACCACCTAAACCTTGCAAAACCGTAAAGGCCGTACATAGAATTTGCAAGGGTTTTAAGCGCCTGCTGCTGAACATTCAATATCTTTTTCTCCATGGGGTCATCTGTTTTTTTCATAATGTCCTTTATCTTTGCCCTTTCTTTCAGTAAATTTCCAATTACAGATGGTACAAAACCAACAGGTTCTTTTCTGAATTTATGAGGTACTTCAGGTGCGGTATGAAATTCTTCAGTCTCTTCATTTTTAAGCAAAGTATCTGGAGAGATGTTTTTAGAAATGATTATGCTTGGATACAGGCTCTTGAAATCAAATGAAAGGATATTTTCATGGAGGCCTTTTACAGGTTCTTTAACGTAACCACCTACGTATTTAAAACCTCTTCTTCTTGAATATTCTGATTGTGATGGTTTATTAGGTATTACTTCACCATATTCGTAAGCTTTTCGTGTAAGAAGCCATTCTACCATTTGTCCAGATGCCATTCTTGTGATATCAAAAAATGGCTGCCCTACAATCCTGGTAAGCTCTCTATTTATTGGCAGCATTTTATCTCCCACTTTATAGGCTGCGATAGCGTCGTCCATGGAATATGAAAACAGTTCTTCCAGTTTTTCACCGTTTGAATCCCAGTATTTCCAGATTTCATCTCCTTCCACATCTTCCTTGTCTTCACCAAAGAGCTCTTTATACACTCTTTCTAGGGTATAACGGTCAAGTGTCAGGTGGCGCCTCATAATTGGGTAGAGGTCAATATGCAGCCTGCCGCGGACTACAGCTGCTGATGTGAATCCACGCCTTAAAAATTTAATTCCAGAACCGTCCATTCCTATATTCATGGGAACGCCTAATTTTTTTGCCCTATCATTGATATATGGAAAATCAAAGTTATCTGAGTTGTATCCTAAAATTAGGTCTGGACACTCTGTATTTACAATTTCAGTGAAACGTTTTATCATTTCTTTTTCGCTTTCAAGTGTTTCTACGTAATCAAAGGATGAACGTTTAGTTGAAAGCACGCTTTCAAGCCCAAAGTTGCTTGCAAGACTTATCATGATTATTTCATCTTTATCTGCACTGGGCATTCCTTTTGGATTTCTAACTTCAATATCAAAACTCATAACTTTTAAATCAGGAATTCCTCCGGCTACTGGTTCAGGTTTCCCTTCCATGTTAAAAATACATAAATTTTCATCAGTTGATGATATTCCAGGTCCAGCTTTCTGTGTTTTGGTTTTCCCGTTTACAACAACTTCGCCCATTGGGAAGAGGGCGTTGTCAATTAAATATCTCCTGTAAAAAGGAATATCATGTTCTCTGATCTCTTTCACTTCGCTTAAATTCCATATTTTGTCTCTAAGCTTAGGAACATCTTGAGGATGGAACAAAATAACTTCCAGCATTTCTTTTTCCTGAGTAATGTCCTTTTTTTGTACGATCCTGATTTCATCCACGTCAAGTGTGTTAATCTGTTTGATACAGTCTTCAGTATTGCCCATGGGGATTACATAGATGTAAGGCCTGAAATGTCTGTCCAGGGCAATTATAGATCTTCCTTTATTGTCTCCACGTTCTTTTCCGAAGAGTCTAACCACCGGACGGTTGTTTTCTGTTACATAATCGATGTCTAAGAGGATGAATCGTTTAGTTTCCATAATTTTGTATATATACTATAAATATTATTAAAGTTATGCAGAGAAAAATTTAAGGTTTATTTTATTAAACGCTCATGCTGATCATGTCAGGGGTTATACATATTAAATTGTAACACTCATATCCCTTATTATGTGCATGGTTTATACTTCACCGTTATACTTGTTAGACGTGTTCCATTTATTTAATCAAAAATTATATAATAATTTAAATAGTAAATATTTGCACAATACTCCAGAGCGAATTGTAAAATAGGAATTATTTTAAAAACATATATTTTCAAAAACACAGGGAATTACATTATATAAACAACTTTCAGAGTGTTAGAATAAGTAAGTTAGAGGTTAGCGTGTTTAATACGATAATTATTAGTTAATGTGCAGTATAACATTTTAAAGGGTTATAACTTAAAAAAATGAAAAAGAGTTGATTTGCAACGTTTAACTAGGGCGCTTTACCCTTTGAACAGAAATATCCTCCGGGTTCGCCTTCACCCAATCTATTTTCTTTCCAGACATCGCAGGTACCGCACTGACACATGTTTTTTGGATCAAGATCTGGACATGTTGCTGTCCCTGTTGCGCAGTAAGCTTCAGGCACATGCTCTGGATGAGATGTTATCTCTTTTTCTTTGGCTACTGTTGTTTCTGGTGGATAGTCCATGGTTTTCTCTAAATTATCTAATTTGTCCATTGCACAACTGCTTTGAG
The DNA window shown above is from Methanobacterium veterum and carries:
- a CDS encoding epoxyqueuosine reductase; protein product: MIVFAKRVPHGSINAENCIPYTHANNVITQLVDNLGLELCRVLEDLGITTVPIPSDDPSEHWEAEEQYARGILSLRHAGYFAGLGVMGKNTLIINEKYGNMIQIGAVLVDVPLENDPIANYEGCLEKCSLCIDSCPQKALERTTVDQKLCRELSNFVTERGFNLKKCNLCRTVCPHCLGI
- a CDS encoding aspartate aminotransferase family protein, coding for MDKILDTFQVEDTHYASFANKTKISIENGKGVYAYDEEGKKYIDLTAGWGVTSIGHANPVIKNALLEQGQKIIQNPNSGATYSPARSKLISLMQDILPENLTRIFFANSGAEANDAAIKLARKATGKLNIISTVNSFHGRTISTVSATGQDSHRGRFNPLIPNHIFVPYNDIRAIENVIGDDVAAVIVEPIQGEGGVNVPDPDYLKNLSDLCTKNNVLLIADEIQTGFYRTGTLFASDNVKIDILTMAKGIAGGFPFGAFAITENVHDKLNIGDHGGTYCGNPLGCAVAYSVISYMLDSKIWENVEEVSKFTFKKLNKMQKEHPDIIKDVRGKGLLIAIELIDDIVASSINSKCLDKGLILNVTHGNIVRIFPALNISKEEMEEGLKIFENTLREL
- a CDS encoding DNA-directed DNA polymerase codes for the protein METKRFILLDIDYVTENNRPVVRLFGKERGDNKGRSIIALDRHFRPYIYVIPMGNTEDCIKQINTLDVDEIRIVQKKDITQEKEMLEVILFHPQDVPKLRDKIWNLSEVKEIREHDIPFYRRYLIDNALFPMGEVVVNGKTKTQKAGPGISSTDENLCIFNMEGKPEPVAGGIPDLKVMSFDIEVRNPKGMPSADKDEIIMISLASNFGLESVLSTKRSSFDYVETLESEKEMIKRFTEIVNTECPDLILGYNSDNFDFPYINDRAKKLGVPMNIGMDGSGIKFLRRGFTSAAVVRGRLHIDLYPIMRRHLTLDRYTLERVYKELFGEDKEDVEGDEIWKYWDSNGEKLEELFSYSMDDAIAAYKVGDKMLPINRELTRIVGQPFFDITRMASGQMVEWLLTRKAYEYGEVIPNKPSQSEYSRRRGFKYVGGYVKEPVKGLHENILSFDFKSLYPSIIISKNISPDTLLKNEETEEFHTAPEVPHKFRKEPVGFVPSVIGNLLKERAKIKDIMKKTDDPMEKKILNVQQQALKTLANSMYGLYGFARFRWYSGECADAVTAWGRDYIKKTMKKAEKFGFKAIYADTDGFYATYTGNVEDDA